In the Populus trichocarpa isolate Nisqually-1 chromosome 1, P.trichocarpa_v4.1, whole genome shotgun sequence genome, TCCAGCTATATTAGTCCATCTTCTTAGAAGAGCTGTCTTCCACATGATAATGTTTAATGTTCTATCCCGCAGGGTCAATGTTGATATGCCAATGGTTGTCAGGCACTGATTAATTCCCCCTCAATCtgagaaactttttttttttcagtccttggctttttgttttttattttttgattgaagttttttatatccaatttgataattaatttgtttaagaatgaacaaaattcaaaacaaggagatcaaaatgtttaaaaaacaaaccatggACAATCTAAAATTAAGGGGAAAAGTTATTCTTCCCTCtcatacttttctttttcttcctctagAGTCCCTATATTTTCTAAATTCCAACTTTGGTTTGAAAgttcattttcttaatattttaatccCTGAATTAGAGAGAAGAGTGAGAAAGTCGTTTGAAAAAGGCTAcgagagagaaagtcatcagTTTTTGCACTTTTCAGTGATGAAACCTGTCGTTTTTAGTGTCAATATGTTCTATTCGACGAGGAGAATTCGATGgtggtgatttttttcttctataaacATGCTTGGAAAAGGAGATCGagttctattttgattttttttaattaattgatttttgtttttggtgtttattacatgtttttgggtaaaaataggttgaaaaataaattttcaacccAAATCCCCCCGCCAAAGTAGTGGCCAGATTTTGGGCTGGATAGTAGTAGTAGGCGATGCGtcaattatttcttctttttctttttctttttcttgttttgaaaaaaaagaagcaaatgaCATGCTCAAAAGAGAACAATAAAATATTGTCCATGACTGCAAGCCTGCCCTAGGCTCATGTGCCTAGGATTCTTTGAGGATTAGGCATGCATgtctgcttttttttaaaaaaaaattctattatttaatatttgatttattttctataaacatgcttgaaaaagtaaattgagttttttgaatccattaattttcatttttttgaattgattgatttttattttctggtgattttgagtttttttaaagttgatagGTGGTTTCTGAAGGTTTTTATGGTatttaattatgtgtttttagataaagatagattgaaaaacaaattttcaacccaaaaaaccTCACCCCTCAATTCTTCAACCACCATAATGGTGACCAAATTCTTGGTTGGGTAGTAGTAGGCGACacgctagttttttttttaaaaaaatttagagacgAGTAACATGTCATccatcctttaaaaaaaaactaaatacttTCAAGGATTCTATGCCTGCCCCAGGACCATGTGCCTGGGATTTCTTAAGGTCTAGGCGCGCTCGCctaatctatttttgtttttttttaattttgttttttaatattggtattttgttgaaattttgtttttgaatttgtttttatgagataatctgatctcataacttaaatcataattttaaaaaattagtctaatttaactttgatttattttaggtttttttaaaaaaaattaaattaattcttcgATATTAAACTGTTAAAcctttaatttcatgattttttcaggtttttttcttataagattATCCTCGTAGCTAAAAGACCCAAACCTAAGCAGACGCGTGCACGATTGCCTTTCTTTAAAAATCCTTTCTAAACAACATGATAATGAAATGAGGGTGATCACTGACCAGGCATTTTCCAAGTGTATGGTGTGAAACTATGCTTTGTTTGTAGTCTTGTAGAGCTTAACCTATGAAGCTGCATTCATTCATTTCGTGGTTACCAGTAGTAGATGAATCCACAGATTACTCCAATTTAAAGTCCTTTTGGATTTCGATAGTGATATCATATATCTTAGGGAGCAGGAAAAGACGCTTTGTATGTTCGTAATCTTCCAATTCTGTCTTTGAGTTGACCTCAAGACCAAGCCGTGTATTtgtatttattctttaatatttggttaattttaaattattttttattttttattataaaattaaataaaaaaaagttagtgaTCATTGAGGTTCATAACTCATATTATATATTTGGTGAGGTAACTCAAGTTGATACAAGTCAATCCAATATCAAGTTCtctcaatgtgttttttaaaaaaagatggaattttaattttttttaaaaatatcaaaccatatttttaccgattatttttttaaataaaaaagattctaGTCTAACTTGAGCATAGCGTGAGAAGTAACCtagtaacaaaaactaaaacacaTAGGGAATTCACTATACTAgtgaatgatattatttttttagccttcaacttcttcttttttattttagctttaGATGCCAAATTTTATGAccaatttatcaaaatttgttaagaaaataaaaattcaacaataaaggATCAAAGTGTGAAATAAAGAGAAAACTTATGACCAATCTAAAATTCAGGGGAAAAGTTATTCTTCATCCTCtaactttcatttttcttcattcgtGATCTTTATAGTTTATGTAACTtcaattttggtttaaaaatcaattttcttaacatttcaTTATATAGGTGAagtagaggagagagaaagccAACTTTAAATGGTGAAGAGAGAGAAGGTGTTTGGTTTGACCACTTTTAAGAGATGAAAGTTGTTGTTATTAGTGTCAACAAGTtacattaaattgaaattaataataatgctAAATAGTTTTTCATGATCTAGATATTATTTTTgcgtaaaaaaaacttttggttCCACATGCCGCGtagcacaaaaaaataacctagtAATTAAGCTATTATGTGAATGCgaattgaatataaaattgatcCTTTTGGTCCTGATATTCATACCAAAAAGTTAACTCACAACTTATATATCTTAAGTTTGGTCGATTGCATTCAAGAATACTCAAATGTGGATCAATTGTTTCAatcgaaaataatttttttttgaatgatcaATTAATAGCTAACATGAAACGGAAAGAGAAAGGGTAGTTTTTCAATAGAATTCACATGTATAGAATGTCATATTAAAAAAGAGGTAGTTTTAGTCTTTTAGATTAGACTACTTTAGTTCAAGCATTATGTCTCGTGAGTTGGACTAAAAATTTCttgaacataaaataaaaaaacatatctaagtTGCGGGgagttatttgatattattattaaatctagttcaacaaatcaaactttAAAACTCCTAACTCAAGTTCTTGCCAAATCCGGGtttctaattaaatcaaatggaAGTTGCTTTAAAGTGATCCAGTCGACTTGGGggagttcaaaaataaaaacaaaaataaaaatcaaaggacaAAAAATGACATATAAAACAAAGACTAGATATGCGAGTTTAAAGGTAACATAGACGATCATTAAAAAGgggtttaacttaaaaaaattgaaactgaaatattttttttaatattgagacgatgATGTATTGGATCAATTCTAGCTAATCTGGGTTAATTCACCAAACTTGTGTCCTGGGTTATGGATTCCAATAGGTtcaataaaagtttttattttaattatatgataaaagatAAAGACCATCactccaatattaaatgatataattgaaataaaaaacaaaaaaatccatcaaaaactcaattttgaaggttttaaaaaaactcaagcataCTTGAGTGCCCAGCGTATCAAGCATGGCCATATAATTGATCACATACTTGAGTGCCCAGCGTACTTGAGTGCCCAGCGTATCAAGTTTGGTGAATTAAAAAAGCCTCCGTTATGTGCCAATTCATCACATACTTGAGTGCCCAGCGTATCCAGGtcttaaaaaaactcaagcatgTGAGCTTAGGTTAAGCAACTTGAATGGCcggaaaaaaatgatattttgtttttcttttaaattgaagttgacatttgttttttagaaatattttgacgataacatattaaattaatttcggTTAGTGTGTGCGTGTTTTGAGGGGGGGTAATTGTAGTGCATGCCTGATCTAGACCCACACAACCGAGGCTTTTTTAAGGCTAGGCCACTTAGGCTTGCATGCATGGCCATATTGTCGGctcgttaattttttaaaaataaagaaacatgtgatatattacaaaaaaactaGTTCCTTGCTATGTTCAAACTTAGAATTCAACCACTATAGTGATGGTTAAAATATTATGAGGTAGAGTTCTTtgagttgaaaatttattttcactcaaaaacacctaataaaaaccataaatctTTCTATACCACCTACTAACCTCCAAATAcctcaaaatcatccaaaaaaacGAAAATcattcaaacccaaaaaatcagaCAAAACTCATgtcttttttcaaatatttttacagGGAAAAGTCATCATTATCAAGCTTCTCTCgtcaaataaaatatgtttaaaatagTAGATCATACAAAGGTTTCATATAAATTGATgggcaatttttttaaaaattatttttcattttattcacCAGAAACAGCAATAGCAGTAACAAGAATCCAAATTGAtctaaaaaacatcatattatattattatatgtatTCAACGAAAGGTATAGCAAAATATTTTGACgctaacatattaaatcaatttcagttagtgtgtgtgtgtgttttgagGGGAGTAATTGTAGTGCATGCCTGATCTAGACCCACACAACCGAGGCTTTTTTAAGGCTAGGCCACTTAGGCTTGCATGCATGGCCATATTGTCGGctcgttaattttttaaaaataaagaaacatgtGATATATTGCAAAAAAACTAGTTCCTTGCTATGTTCAAACTTAGAATTCAACCACTATAGTGATGGTTAAAAAATTATGAGGTAGAGTTCTTtgagttgaaaatttattttcactcaaaaacacctaataaaaaccataaatctTTCTATACCACCTACTAATCTCCAAATAcctcaaaatcatccaaaaaaatcaaaatcattcaaacctaaaaaataagacaaaattcatgttttttttcaaatatttttgcaGGGAAAAGTCATCATTATCAAGCTTctctcataaaataaaatatatttaaaatagtaGATCATACAAAGGTTTCATATAAATTGATgggcaattttttaaaaaaattatttttcattttattaaccAGAAACACAGCAACAGCAGTAGCAAGAATCcaaattgatctaaaaaaacaccatattatattattatatgcaTTCAACGAAAAGGTATatcaaaatattgaaaattggGAGAGTCCACATCATCAATTTCATGCACCAAGACTATAATGCAATTCATGTATTGGCTGGTCTCTCTTATTTCTCTATTTCTAATGAAAACCTCCAACTAGAACCTAATGGTATAAGGTAAAAACGAAGACAAAAAGCCTCTGTACAGCAATTATATCATGGTTCCAAAGGATGTTCTTATAAAAACTGGCTTCATCATCAACTCGAGCTTGAGCATTTTGAAGGTGTTCTTGGAGctgtaacaataataaaaagaaaggattACTTTACAGGTTTACTATAAGATTATGACAAAACATGGGTTAATCTCGCTTCGattattaataatgtttttctacatcaataatttatttacttatatatatatatatcacgcGATCTTattatgtcaaaaaaattattttgatttagtttttaacaattataaattatgattttattcatcaataaaaagtaaataaatcatGTTGATCACGCGTGCTCCAAAATCATGAAGTATACTCTCAAtgcacaaaataattaatagatgCAACTAGAAAGACAAGGAAATTCATAAATTACCAAATCCAGTTGCTTCTGAGCTTTTCATCAACCGTAGACGCTTGCATGATTCAACAAACATTCTgtgaataatattaataaaaaaaattgttaaacatAAATACATGGAAATTCAAGCattgattgttaaaaaaaaatcttgattatcTACGGTTATTTTAGGGTgtttgagagtttttttttttatcagaaaatatattaaaattatatctttttatttttaaaaaatattttaatattaacacaataaaataatttaaaaatatataaaaaaaatattcaaaatccaAAAGCAAACTATTCTAAAAAATTGCTATGAATTTTCAAGGGCACTTTGGGAAACTTACTTCCATGGTACATCCCCCAGCATCATCCAGTCGCCATCCTTGTCCTCATAAGTAGGGACATACTCTACTCCATTATTCACTTCCTGTTCCATAATTGTCCTCTCATTCAAATAGTTGCCTGCaacaataattcaataaaaagtaaatgacTAAAATGCCCtttgcaaatgaaaaaaaaaaaatactgaatcttaattattaattcatGGAGCACATACGGATGGTGAAGCTGAAGCAAGAGAACATGTCCTGGAGGGCATTCAAGAGCTGCTGATAACTGTTGTACATCTCCAGGTCAACCTTTCTCAAATATGGAGCTCCATCTACAGCCACCTTTACGTATTTACAGCTCTTCATTGCGTTCTTCCTATACGCCCTCACCGGTGGCCACCCCACCACTTGTGCTCTATAATTAAATCAACCCATAATCAATTCAAGACTTAATTACTCTTAATtatttaccatatatatatatttgtctctAAATAGTTCGGTGACTTCAGGGATTTATGAGGTGCAATCGAGaaagaattcaaaaatattaaggaaaaaaacacgGCCATCATTATATGCagctaaaaaaaatggatttacATGATTTTATTGATTCCACGGGACAAAAATGAATTAGCTCTGATTTACTTTATAATATGACTGTAAGAAGAGATGTAATAATGAATAATCTTTATATCTTACTTTGCTGCCGGAGGCTTAGCCGTGTTTGGCACATCCGTTTCGGACTCCCCAGAATATTTGTTATGATCAGAATCAACATTAGATGACCTTCCAAGATTTAGATCAACAGTCTCCAAAAACCCACGCTTGCCACTTGTTTTCTCTATTAATGCTAGCCCACGAGACTCACCAGGCAGCCCTAAGGTCAACTCTGTCTCCTTGAAACTCACGTTGGCCGCATCGGATTCCAGCAAGTTTGAACCATTTTCCGGTGACATTTTCTGTACGCTACTATCCGCGACGATGAATTCTAGGAGGGCACTTAACGTGTTGAAATGAAAAGGGGAGGCACTTCTAAATTATGTGACTCAACAACTTTGGCACTTGTGGGTTAATATAGGAAGCTGGCCGGCACGATTATCTAACCACTCTCTTATGGACACGTGTATTAAGAAGGAGCGGTTGCGATTTGTCCATATATGTAGGTGACAGAATATATACGAGTTGATTGCCTGTGATTTTGAGTGCATTAAAGTTTGGGCCGTGTGGTCGGTTGGTCCGACCGGGTCGTTTTCATTTGTCAagttcaggttttttttatatataaatgttgaTTGTGGTTTACTTGATTAAAACGTTGAATTTACGGTTCAACTCCTTCCCTCTCCTTTCCCTTCGTTAATGGAATCTAATCCCTCTCTTCACTCAATATTGGTCAAATAGTTAAAGCTTAATCTCGTCATAATTGTGttattaagagttttttaacctatgattaaataaaaaagaaattcttagCACAAGAATACCCTCCTCAAACCTCGTGATTCTCAACAATTGGAAGACTAGTTTTAATCAATCATTTTGAATTatgctatttaattttatttagatttgacttttaattattaattttattgggatCCTGGTAATTCACTTCCTTCCCAGAAatgttcaatttaaattttacaaaccaccatttgacttttttaagaataatttcttTTGGATTCGAATTTTGAGTTGGTATTcagaaatatttattaaatgtgaTAAACTAAACCAATGCAAGAAACACGTTTTTAAActaatctaataatatttttatcatagaaaaataataattcttaagAACAAATTTCTCACACAAGCTAATCTTGTATTAATTTTACCACCATCGAGGGTATATATGGTATTGGCGAGGCACAGATGAAGGAGAGGCAGAATTTAAAGCTCTTTAGCCTTTagcactaaaaaaaaaggtgtttgtAAGTGGAAGACGTCATTAATCTGCATGTACAGAAGCAACACCTTCAGGGCTGAGCTCTCGCTCGCTCGCTCGTGCGAGGAAGGTCGTTTAAAAGGAGGAACATGGGACCCATATGTCTGGGTTCTTAAAGTTGAAGCCAACTTTTCTTCGAGAGAAGTCCATGTGCTGCCCAccggaaaagaaatgaaagaaagacccgcccaaaaatatcaaaattaggATGTGGGTCCCGCAAACAACCATGTGgtcatgtttttctttgttgatacTGGGccccattttccttttctttttctttgttagattcATACATCTAGTCTATAGATGATTGCAGTGgaatttgagattttattattattattattattattattattattatgagtgTTTGGATTAGTTTGTGTTTatcatgattaattttatagattctAAATTTAACGACTATATAAATCTCTAATGACTATGAGTGAACTCGAATTCGTGACAATTGAAGAATAAACTGAAAGTCTGATCAGTTAAGTTATCCCTCAAGGTTGATATTTGAGGAGTGattgtttttaatgtaaattttatttgaaaatatattaaaataatatatttttattttttaaaaattatttttgatatcagcatactaaaataatataaaaaataaaaaaattattttttaaaaaattatttaatttttatttaaaacgcaATACTAAACAGAAATGAAAGTAATTAGATTGACAAGAACGCTCAAACCAGACAAAGAAATATCTACAAGTTAGCATAATTATTGAGCTAGATATGAGATTAATACACGACTCTTTTCTATTGTATCATGTATAATTGTTTTGctccaattttttcttttatttactatAATCCTCGCTTTATTTTTTGGGCTATAAAACCCACtttatatttcttgtttaacaatgaaatttcttatattggtaaaaaataaaaatggacaaTGCTACTTGGATCAAATCAATTTGGTCATGACTCATAACCCTGTTTTGCACACAAGTTTTATCATTAGGGGATGAATTAGCTCAATTTATCttcatattttagttttatttccaTTATGTTCTCATATGTCTAATTCCTCTCGATTTAttctgttattttattttagattattcttttttcattaaatattcatattcaaattgacaaaaataatcttatgtgagaaaatcaaatccaacctgatttattgaaaaaacaatcatcacATGGtatcttatatttattatttaaggataaatCGACAGAGTATCGATCAGAAATAGAAAGGCTACATTTTGTGATTGCTTGTTCACTGAATTTGATGTTGCtcatttgatattgtgtttatagttgttttttaaagtaaattttacttgaaaatacattaaaataatatttattttattttatatataagtacatcaaaacgatataaaaataaaaaaaattaatttaaaataaaaaaaatacaaaaaaattaattttttttaaactcttttAATATAGACAATTTTGTGCCAAGAAGAGACCCttttaaagaagaaagacaTCCATGGAGTaatttggaaatatatatataaaaggagagGGAGGGAAATGCAacagccatatatatatatcatgtttcTTTGCATGCATATGTCGTCTGGAGTCctagtttagtttttatttatcattagtctatttttctaacaattattaatgtatatgatgattaattaattttattgaatttactGACTAATCTTTTAATGAACACTCcatatttttcatcatcataaaaaaaaaaaaaaaaaaacaaattcacatcacccattttttttttaatgattgaatCAATTTTTGATCTGCCCGCAAGTTGCATGGGCACCCAGACCAGTTTCTGCCCCCCCCCACTCCATCTTCCTCGTAAACATTGTGATCTCACTGTTTTTAACTTGATTCATCATTTTGTTTAGTTCTGTCATGTCTTTCAGTTCTCCTGGTCACTTAATTAGTCATGAAACTGTTATACATACCTCCTCCATAATTTATTAAGCTGTTATAATAAACAATGCGAGcgtcttcatcttctttttttggaaattgCAAAGTGAACGTTACCCATTACTTCAAGCAACACACTTTACAAATTGGCAGGCATCAACTATTCTTTTAATCAACTACAGGAGACTTCATGCAAAGTATCGCACGAAAGCCTTAAAAAGCTACTCCTTGTTTCCTTCTTTTCATATATTGGAAAGCTAAATTCATTGCAAGGAGACGGTCAAAGCCCCAGCAAAAAACCATCTCTGCGCAGTCGATTAAGAACTCACAAGTGCAAGGAAAAGTATAGGAACAGACAacgggtgtgtgtgtgtgtctatatatatataagtgtaGTAGTTAACTAATATCCAAGACCCTCAACTTCCTTAACCAAACTGATCACCTCCACATGGTCCACATTTGAATGTTTTATATGTGTCGGAATCGAACCATAATTAATTAGTAAGTTAATTTAGTAATTAACTGTATTAAGAGAATCTAGTTATGTGAGAATGGATATATTAGATATATTCTGTACCCAGAACAAAGATTATATTATATTGGTGGATGGACAAGAAACATAATCATGTGCTTTAATCTTCTCGAAGGCAACTAATTCATGTATCGGAACATGAGAACATGGGCCTTTGTTCTAGAAATGCTCCCCTTAATTAGCTTAGTTGCATGAGGTTCTTTTCAGTTATGCTATTGAGCTTGAATTTCTGTCCTGGATTATGCTGACCAGTTCTTTAATCACaacatataaatcaaatgatgttTGATGCCTGAATGATGAGAAATTACTGGTATgattacaaaactataaaacccATGAATTATTACAATTCTAgcatatctaattaaattttatgattgattttgatgaaaatgaGTACCTAAAACCCATGAATTATTACAATTCTAgcatatctaattaaatttcatgattgattttgatgaaaatgaGTACCTAAAACCCATGTATAATTACAATTCTAggatatctaattaaatttcatgattgattttgatgaaaatgtGCCTAAAACCCATGAATTATTACAATTCTAGCATATCTAATTTAGTTTTatgattgattttgatgaaaatgaGTGCCCGTGGGAAGATATGAACAATGGGATTGATAGGCGACaaagttaattataaataatagcaGAAAAGGAAAGTCCCCCTGGAAGCagcaattcatgatttaagaaaaaatgtcAGCAGCAAATATAACAGCATGAATTTATGATCATAAACAAGCAGATTGTCTTTCCTATCTAGAGTTCTTTATCTCCGgatttaaacatatataaaaataggcCTCACAGTTATAACTGGATGATGAACCGTGATTTGATCTTAATCGACCATCACTAATTAAAcagaaataattttctttacgAAGAAGGCAGTCCAGTCAAATTCTTCCGAATTCAATATTTTGTGTGGTTTCTCAGTCACGATCATCTTTTGAAATATTTCCCTGCTGAAGAGCACCTCTTGGCTGCAGTCCAAAACCCTTGGCTTCTGACCTCTTCATTATCCTTAGCCTCTTGCAAGACTCAATAAACAtcctgtaaaataaataaataaataaataaatcgcaggaaaaataaattaatcccACCATCCTTCGATAGAGCAGCttccttaatttaattattcgtGATTAATTGGTATATTCTCTTGGAATATGTCTAATACATTGGCATAAAATTGACATAGATCGATAAACCAAGCGAAGAACAAATTATTGTACAACTTTAAGAATAAATTATcatgattgaaagaaaatgtTGCAAGAACCACTCCATAATAATGACCGATGCCTTGACATTATGGACATCATCGCCATCTACCCAACACAATTATAAGGAAGTTGCGTTTGTCGGCAGTATGTGGCCCaacaatttcaaaagaaaaaccctaCATTGCTCACAGTAGTTAACCATAAACAATCcacttaattaagaaattattcaGAGTCAAAGATTCCAATGGCAACAAGAGTTTTACTTAAATATATAGTTCAatgcaaattaattttatagtgtAACTATCAATATTTACGATATTAGAAGAGAGATAAAGAAGAGTAAAATAGAGAAATAAGACAGAGAATCACAATCAcaccaagaaaatgaaaaaaaaaaatatttctcgtttttctctcttccttctgttcatctcttttctaaagcAATAAGTAAgggtaattataattttagtaaaattatGACCAGCAGTGATGCAAAATCTTATGtaaaattatgtaaaatctTATGGTCGAAATACATTTTTCTTGAActtaacaaacaaatataaactcCGAAGAACTAtttagtattgttattaaacctaatttagaggataaaaatgataaaaaaacatctctCGATCTAATTTCTTGTCTAAcccgggtttaaaattaaaccatgtaagAGTAGCCCCGACATAACCCAGTGGACTTGGACAGTCCAAAAACAACCCGAGCgactagtaaaaaaatttaaggatgaaattaagaaaaaaaaatgaaactgacAGAAAAAATCTCTCAACTTGACTCCTTACATAActcgaatttaaaattaaatcatgtaaaaattatttagatattatCCAGTCAATTTGACTGGTCTAAAGATAACAcaaactattattaaaaaaataatgtgagaaaagaaaaaggaaggcttaattaaaaaagaagaaagaagaaaaagcttgaaatgaaTAATGAGGCTCCATTTACTTTCCTAAGTGCTGTAGTACAGTAGGGTAACATGTGAATTTCACGGAGTCAAG is a window encoding:
- the LOC7490981 gene encoding auxin-responsive protein IAA1 yields the protein MSPENGSNLLESDAANVSFKETELTLGLPGESRGLALIEKTSGKRGFLETVDLNLGRSSNVDSDHNKYSGESETDVPNTAKPPAAKAQVVGWPPVRAYRKNAMKSCKYVKVAVDGAPYLRKVDLEMYNSYQQLLNALQDMFSCFSFTIRNYLNERTIMEQEVNNGVEYVPTYEDKDGDWMMLGDVPWKMFVESCKRLRLMKSSEATGFAPRTPSKCSSSS